One genomic segment of Anaerolineae bacterium includes these proteins:
- the acs gene encoding acetate--CoA ligase, with the protein MRETESGEVESGVYTPPPEVVERAHVRDWQELARWANGDPIAFWEERAEELEWYSPWERVLDESDRPFYKWFVGAKVNIVHNCLDRHMNTYRKNVLALIWEGENGETRTFAYYELNREVNRFANVLKSMGVRKGDRVTIYMGRVPEQVIAMLACAKIGAIHSVVYGGFSVEALAERIEDSQSRVAVTCDGGYMRGKVVQLKQIMDEALNRCATVEHVIVVRRTGLEVNMEPGRDLWYHDLMNLPIANSKCETEVMDAEEPLYILYTSGTTGKPKAILHTHGGYMVGVYTTLKYVFDIQDGDRWWCAADPGWVTGHSYIVYGPLLLGTTSFMYEGAPTHPFPNRWWQMVEKYGITILYTAPTAIRGLMRFGEAWPNRHDLSSLRLLGSVGEPINPEAWRWYYRVIGKERCPIMDTWWQTETGMFMITPLPCLPLKPGSATFPFPGIQADVVDEEGNPVPPMEEGYLVIRNPWPAMLRTIYGNPDEYVSQYWSRFPGVYMTGDSARRDADGYFWIIGRVDDVLKVSGYRLGTAEIESALVSHPAVAEAAAIGVPHEVKGNAVYTYVVLRQGYQASDKLMEELRQHVGHEVGPIARPEALTFVDALPKTRSGKIMRRVLRARALGQPEGDLSTLED; encoded by the coding sequence ATGCGGGAGACCGAAAGCGGCGAGGTCGAGAGCGGAGTGTACACACCACCACCCGAAGTAGTCGAGAGAGCGCACGTCAGAGACTGGCAGGAACTGGCCAGGTGGGCCAATGGCGACCCTATCGCTTTCTGGGAGGAGCGAGCGGAGGAACTCGAGTGGTACTCTCCCTGGGAGAGGGTCCTGGACGAGTCTGACAGGCCCTTCTACAAGTGGTTCGTCGGTGCAAAGGTGAACATAGTTCACAATTGTCTCGACCGGCACATGAACACATATCGCAAGAATGTACTGGCTCTCATCTGGGAGGGAGAGAACGGCGAGACGCGCACCTTCGCCTACTACGAACTCAACCGCGAAGTGAACCGGTTCGCCAACGTCCTCAAGAGCATGGGAGTGAGAAAGGGCGATCGGGTCACCATCTACATGGGCCGCGTGCCGGAGCAGGTGATCGCCATGCTCGCCTGCGCCAAGATAGGCGCCATCCACTCCGTCGTCTATGGCGGCTTCTCGGTCGAGGCTCTGGCAGAGCGGATCGAGGACTCGCAGTCGAGGGTGGCCGTCACCTGCGATGGCGGCTACATGCGAGGCAAGGTCGTCCAGCTGAAGCAAATCATGGACGAGGCCCTGAACCGCTGTGCCACTGTGGAGCACGTCATCGTGGTCCGGCGGACAGGCCTCGAAGTCAACATGGAACCGGGCCGGGACTTGTGGTACCACGACCTCATGAACTTGCCCATCGCCAACAGCAAATGCGAGACGGAGGTAATGGATGCGGAGGAGCCGCTGTACATCCTGTACACCTCCGGCACTACGGGCAAGCCCAAGGCCATCCTCCACACCCACGGTGGCTACATGGTCGGTGTGTACACCACCCTGAAGTACGTCTTCGACATTCAGGACGGCGATCGCTGGTGGTGTGCGGCGGACCCGGGCTGGGTCACGGGCCACAGCTACATCGTGTATGGGCCGCTTCTGCTGGGCACGACGAGCTTCATGTACGAGGGCGCGCCCACCCACCCCTTCCCCAACCGCTGGTGGCAGATGGTAGAGAAGTACGGCATCACCATTCTCTACACTGCCCCGACGGCCATACGTGGGCTGATGCGCTTCGGCGAGGCCTGGCCCAACCGCCACGACTTGTCGAGCCTGCGCTTGCTGGGTTCGGTGGGCGAGCCCATCAACCCAGAGGCTTGGCGTTGGTACTACAGGGTCATCGGGAAGGAGCGCTGTCCCATCATGGATACCTGGTGGCAGACGGAGACGGGGATGTTCATGATCACCCCATTACCGTGCCTGCCCCTGAAGCCGGGCTCGGCCACGTTCCCCTTCCCCGGCATTCAGGCCGACGTGGTGGACGAGGAGGGCAACCCGGTGCCGCCGATGGAGGAGGGGTACTTGGTTATCAGGAATCCCTGGCCGGCCATGCTTCGCACCATCTACGGCAACCCCGACGAGTACGTGTCTCAGTACTGGAGCCGCTTTCCCGGTGTCTACATGACCGGCGATTCAGCCAGGAGAGATGCGGACGGCTACTTCTGGATCATCGGCCGGGTGGATGACGTGCTCAAGGTATCGGGCTACCGCTTGGGCACCGCCGAGATCGAGAGCGCGCTGGTGAGCCACCCTGCCGTAGCCGAGGCTGCCGCCATTGGCGTGCCCCACGAAGTCAAGGGCAATGCTGTCTACACGTACGTCGTGCTGCGCCAAGGCTATCAAGCCTCGGATAAGCTGATGGAGGAGTTGCGCCAGCACGTGGGGCATGAGGTAGGTCCCATCGCTCGGCCCGAAGCTCTCACGTTCGTTGATGCGCTCCCTAAGACCCGTAGCGGCAAGATCATGCGACGAGTGCTGAGGGCGCGAGCGCTGGGCCAACCGGAAGGCGATCTCTCGACGCTGGAGGACTAG
- a CDS encoding high-affinity iron transporter, with translation MPSFLITFRETLEAALVVGIVLGYLDRTGQRRYRPVVYWGVALGLAASAVGALIFEWLAGGFTGAAEQVFEGVTMLVGAALLTTMILWMMGQRQVAAELQERVATEVAAARRFGLLLLVFVAILREGIETVIFLGAASFAAGGASLVGALAGVAAAIVLGYAAFRGAMRVNVRTFFNVTSVILILFAAGLVAHGIHELQEAGVVPIVVEHVWDINPPVRPDGSYPLLHENGYVGSFLKALFGYNGDPSLMELSSWLAYLVAVAVVWRARSSVHSRGEAEVPASH, from the coding sequence ATTCCGAGCTTTCTCATCACCTTCCGAGAGACGTTGGAGGCCGCTCTGGTAGTCGGCATCGTACTCGGCTACCTCGATCGGACCGGCCAGAGGCGGTACCGCCCCGTGGTCTACTGGGGGGTCGCCCTCGGGCTGGCCGCCAGCGCCGTAGGCGCTCTCATCTTCGAATGGCTGGCCGGGGGGTTCACCGGGGCAGCGGAGCAGGTGTTCGAAGGCGTGACTATGCTCGTGGGGGCGGCGCTCCTGACCACTATGATCCTGTGGATGATGGGCCAGAGGCAGGTGGCGGCCGAGCTCCAGGAGCGCGTGGCCACCGAGGTGGCGGCGGCGCGCCGGTTCGGCCTCTTGCTCCTGGTGTTCGTCGCCATCCTCAGAGAGGGCATCGAGACCGTAATCTTCCTGGGAGCCGCCAGTTTCGCCGCCGGGGGCGCCAGCCTGGTGGGCGCATTGGCCGGGGTGGCGGCCGCCATCGTCCTGGGGTACGCTGCCTTCAGAGGGGCGATGAGGGTCAACGTGCGCACCTTCTTCAACGTGACCAGCGTCATACTCATTCTCTTCGCCGCCGGGCTGGTGGCGCACGGGATCCACGAGCTACAGGAAGCGGGCGTGGTCCCCATCGTGGTGGAGCACGTCTGGGACATCAACCCGCCGGTCAGGCCGGACGGGAGCTATCCTCTGCTACACGAGAACGGGTACGTGGGCAGCTTCCTCAAGGCTCTGTTTGGCTACAATGGCGACCCGTCTCTGATGGAGCTGTCGTCTTGGCTGGCCTACCTCGTCGCCGTGGCCGTGGTCTGGAGGGCCAGAAGCTCTGTCCATTCGAGGGGAGAAGCCGAGGTGCCCGCGAGCCACTGA
- a CDS encoding rhodanese-like domain-containing protein, giving the protein MSGRSSRRSRPKARRARDKGGTWSLAVGSLLVLLVVGIVLARSSGTGARAGAAPTSGGTSIPYPEVLRVSVDEAKARHDAGEALLVDVRSEEDFRRGHIPGAISLPLAELEDRYRELPRDAEIITICT; this is encoded by the coding sequence TTGAGCGGACGGAGTTCGAGGAGGTCGCGCCCGAAGGCGCGCCGCGCACGAGATAAGGGGGGAACCTGGAGCCTGGCGGTGGGGAGCCTGCTGGTCCTGCTGGTGGTGGGCATAGTGCTGGCCCGCAGCTCCGGCACCGGAGCGCGAGCTGGCGCCGCGCCCACATCGGGGGGCACTTCCATCCCCTACCCGGAGGTGCTTCGAGTATCGGTGGACGAAGCCAAGGCACGCCACGACGCCGGGGAGGCTCTCTTGGTAGACGTTCGCAGCGAGGAAGACTTTCGGCGGGGGCATATCCCGGGGGCGATATCGCTCCCTTTGGCGGAGCTCGAGGACCGCTATCGTGAGCTTCCCCGCGATGCCGAGATCATCACCATCTGTACTTGA
- the larE gene encoding ATP-dependent sacrificial sulfur transferase LarE produces MADGAGGAPDSAAKGKQERLLSLLQATGGVVVAYSGGVDSTYLLAASLRALGREGVLAVTAQSETYPASELQEARELASRLGARHRIILTDELTDERFRRNPPDRCFFCKTHLFEELWQVAREEGLPQVIYGATVDDLGDHRPGMRAAQELGARAPLIEAGLTKIEVRMLSRDLGLPTWDKPAMACLASRFPYHSSITGEGLRQVEQAEDLLRRKIGLRQVRVRHHGDVARLEVEPADFGRLIEQRHSVVQGLKQLGYRYVALDLQGFRSGSMNEVLAAEGAARR; encoded by the coding sequence ATGGCAGACGGCGCCGGTGGAGCTCCAGACAGTGCCGCCAAGGGCAAACAGGAGCGTCTGCTATCGCTCCTGCAGGCCACCGGGGGAGTGGTGGTAGCCTACTCCGGAGGGGTGGACAGCACTTACCTCCTGGCAGCCAGCCTACGGGCCCTGGGGCGGGAGGGGGTGCTGGCGGTCACGGCCCAGTCTGAGACCTATCCCGCGAGTGAGCTTCAGGAGGCACGGGAGCTGGCATCCAGGCTGGGGGCCCGGCACCGCATCATCCTCACCGATGAACTGACGGATGAGCGGTTCCGGCGCAATCCTCCCGACCGCTGCTTCTTCTGCAAGACTCACCTCTTCGAGGAGCTGTGGCAGGTAGCTAGGGAGGAAGGCCTGCCCCAGGTAATCTACGGTGCCACCGTGGACGACCTGGGCGACCACCGGCCGGGGATGCGGGCAGCGCAAGAGCTGGGCGCGAGAGCGCCTCTGATCGAGGCCGGTCTGACGAAGATCGAGGTAAGGATGCTCTCCCGCGATCTGGGTCTTCCCACTTGGGACAAGCCGGCCATGGCCTGTCTGGCTTCGCGCTTTCCCTATCATTCGTCCATCACTGGGGAGGGGCTGCGGCAGGTGGAGCAGGCGGAGGATCTACTGCGGCGCAAGATCGGGCTGCGCCAAGTACGCGTGCGGCACCACGGGGACGTGGCTCGGCTGGAGGTGGAGCCGGCCGACTTCGGCCGGCTGATCGAGCAGCGGCACTCGGTGGTCCAGGGGCTGAAGCAGCTGGGATACCGGTACGTCGCTCTGGATCTGCAGGGGTTTCGCTCCGGCAGCATGAACGAGGTATTGGCAGCGGAAGGGGCTGCCAGACGATGA
- the cysK gene encoding cysteine synthase A: MGRILDDITATIGRTPLVRLSRLARGLEAEVVGKLESFNPGGSVKDRIAWSMIVGAEERGELTPGATVIEPTSGNTGIGLAMVCAARGYRLILTMPETMSVERRNLLRAFGAELVLTPGSEGMRGAIREAERLLQATANAYMPQQFRNPDNPRVHRETTAIEIWEDTGGAVDILVSGVGTGGTVTGVTEVIKPRKPGFRAIAVEPARSPVISGGTPGPHRIQGIGAGFIPEVLRTELLDEVIQVEEEDAADTARRLAREEGILAGISSGAAAWAALQVASRPESRGKLIVAVLPDTGERYLSTGLFGEAG, from the coding sequence ATGGGCAGGATACTGGACGACATCACCGCTACCATTGGACGCACCCCCCTGGTACGTCTGTCACGGCTGGCCCGCGGCCTGGAGGCAGAGGTCGTGGGCAAGCTGGAGTCGTTCAACCCAGGTGGTAGCGTCAAGGACCGCATCGCCTGGAGTATGATCGTCGGGGCAGAAGAGCGGGGGGAGCTGACTCCGGGGGCCACCGTCATCGAGCCCACCAGCGGCAACACCGGCATCGGATTGGCCATGGTATGCGCCGCTCGAGGCTACCGCCTCATTCTCACCATGCCAGAGACTATGAGTGTGGAGCGGCGTAACTTGCTGCGTGCCTTCGGGGCGGAACTAGTGCTTACCCCCGGGTCTGAGGGCATGAGAGGCGCCATCCGCGAAGCCGAGCGCCTTCTCCAGGCCACCGCCAATGCCTACATGCCCCAGCAGTTCCGCAACCCGGACAATCCCCGGGTGCATCGTGAGACTACCGCCATCGAGATCTGGGAGGATACCGGCGGCGCGGTGGACATACTGGTGTCCGGCGTGGGCACCGGGGGAACCGTGACAGGAGTGACCGAGGTGATCAAGCCTCGCAAGCCGGGCTTCCGCGCCATAGCTGTGGAGCCAGCCCGGTCGCCGGTCATCTCCGGCGGTACCCCAGGGCCGCACCGCATCCAGGGCATCGGGGCCGGCTTCATCCCGGAGGTGTTGCGCACTGAGCTTCTGGATGAGGTCATCCAGGTAGAGGAAGAGGACGCCGCCGATACCGCCCGTCGGTTAGCCCGCGAGGAGGGAATCCTTGCCGGCATCTCCTCGGGGGCGGCGGCCTGGGCGGCGCTGCAAGTGGCGAGCCGCCCCGAAAGCAGGGGAAAGCTGATCGTGGCCGTGTTGCCAGACACCGGTGAGCGCTACCTCAGCACCGGGCTCTTCGGCGAGGCGGGGTAG
- a CDS encoding Rrf2 family transcriptional regulator: MNLTTKTRYGTRAMLELALHHDEGPLSLAEIARRQELSEKYAEALMSRLRIAGLVQSVRGAQGGYLLARDPATITVREVYEVMEGPDPPVACIASPAECSRWETCVTQEVWARMHRAAMEVLESVTLADLADRYRRRQAAAAPTYCI, from the coding sequence ATGAACCTGACCACCAAGACCCGCTACGGCACCAGAGCCATGCTGGAGCTGGCCTTGCACCATGACGAGGGGCCCCTCAGCCTGGCCGAGATCGCCCGCCGCCAGGAACTTTCGGAGAAGTACGCTGAGGCTCTCATGAGCCGCCTCCGGATCGCCGGGCTGGTCCAAAGCGTCCGCGGGGCTCAGGGTGGCTACCTGCTTGCGCGCGACCCGGCGACCATCACCGTGAGAGAGGTGTACGAGGTGATGGAGGGGCCCGACCCGCCCGTGGCCTGCATCGCGTCCCCTGCCGAGTGTAGCCGGTGGGAGACCTGCGTCACGCAGGAAGTCTGGGCCAGAATGCATCGGGCCGCCATGGAGGTACTGGAGTCAGTAACCCTCGCCGACCTGGCCGACCGCTATCGCCGCCGGCAAGCCGCTGCGGCTCCCACGTACTGCATCTGA
- a CDS encoding LysM peptidoglycan-binding domain-containing protein, whose product MRSTLACVALALALTACTRAGPPPPDFQSTLEAIRIELTGMASAAMPIPIATPTPAVPTSTATDTPEPTATATDTPVPTATTTPTPSPEPTATPVLYVVQQGDYPGLIASRFGVSVEELMEVNGITNPRALAIGQVLIIPGPQVTVTPESQ is encoded by the coding sequence ATGAGGAGCACACTGGCCTGCGTGGCACTAGCATTGGCCCTGACGGCGTGCACCAGGGCCGGCCCTCCCCCTCCGGACTTTCAGAGCACCCTGGAGGCCATCCGCATCGAGCTCACCGGGATGGCCTCCGCTGCGATGCCCATCCCGATAGCCACGCCTACCCCGGCCGTCCCCACCAGCACCGCGACGGACACGCCGGAACCCACCGCCACCGCGACGGACACCCCAGTGCCCACCGCCACCACTACGCCCACGCCTTCGCCTGAGCCCACAGCCACCCCGGTGCTATACGTCGTGCAGCAGGGGGACTACCCGGGCCTGATCGCTTCCAGATTCGGGGTCTCGGTAGAGGAGCTGATGGAAGTCAACGGCATCACCAACCCCCGGGCTCTGGCCATAGGCCAGGTGCTGATCATCCCCGGCCCGCAGGTAACGGTTACGCCCGAGTCCCAGTAG
- a CDS encoding Rrf2 family transcriptional regulator — protein sequence MLRLTRKTCYAIQAMIALAIAQANGREQLTRDEMAAEQNIPHGILSHVLVDLAKSGLLVSVRGIGGGYRLASDPTRISAADIVRVCEQRITLVPCLAEESAPCPRIDNCSARSVWDELSSSLMNELSAVTLDDLCRAQRRLMDAT from the coding sequence ATGTTACGGCTCACCAGAAAGACCTGCTATGCCATACAGGCCATGATAGCCCTGGCAATCGCCCAGGCGAACGGGCGCGAGCAGCTGACGCGCGACGAAATGGCTGCGGAGCAGAACATCCCTCACGGCATCCTCTCCCACGTCCTTGTGGATCTGGCCAAGTCGGGCCTCCTGGTCAGCGTGCGCGGCATCGGCGGCGGCTATCGGCTGGCCTCCGACCCGACGCGGATCAGCGCCGCCGACATTGTGCGCGTATGCGAGCAGAGGATCACGCTCGTGCCCTGCCTCGCTGAGGAGAGCGCCCCTTGCCCGCGCATTGACAACTGCTCAGCCCGCTCGGTGTGGGACGAGCTTTCCTCGTCCCTCATGAACGAGCTCAGCGCAGTGACCCTGGACGACCTCTGCCGCGCACAGAGGCGGCTGATGGACGCGACCTGA
- a CDS encoding DegV family protein: MSGIAVVTDSTANVTPEWAREHSVEVVPVYIYFGEQAYRDGVDMDAATFYRRLRSATSLPRTSQPSTGDFLATYRRLSADFDHIISIHISAELSGTVATARMAAEQLRQEMPDAAQVHVVDSRLTSGAQALLVSAASRAVSAGRQATEVVERLSDLIPRMRVVFMLATMEYLRRGGRIGAAAAVAGAMLQIKPLLQIKDGAIHVLERVRTAGRARRRFYELIESWGEGRPVRAAVAHADAPDEAQETAEFIRRRLDCRELMVVEFSPVVGAHSGPGTLGAALYADPEDLASPPG, translated from the coding sequence GTGTCCGGCATCGCCGTGGTGACCGACAGCACTGCCAACGTGACACCTGAATGGGCTCGGGAGCACTCGGTCGAGGTAGTGCCGGTCTACATCTACTTCGGCGAGCAGGCCTACCGGGACGGTGTCGACATGGATGCTGCCACTTTCTACAGGCGGCTGCGCTCGGCTACCTCTCTGCCCCGCACCTCGCAGCCCTCTACCGGCGACTTCCTGGCGACCTACCGCCGCCTGAGCGCGGACTTCGACCACATCATCTCCATCCACATATCGGCCGAGCTCAGCGGCACGGTGGCAACGGCGAGGATGGCGGCGGAGCAGTTGCGGCAGGAGATGCCCGATGCAGCTCAGGTACATGTGGTGGACTCGAGGCTCACCTCGGGGGCGCAGGCACTGCTGGTGTCGGCGGCCAGCCGGGCCGTCTCCGCCGGCCGGCAGGCCACTGAGGTGGTGGAGCGGCTGAGCGATCTGATCCCCCGGATGCGGGTGGTGTTCATGCTGGCCACGATGGAGTACCTTCGGCGTGGCGGCCGAATCGGGGCAGCGGCCGCGGTGGCGGGAGCCATGCTTCAGATCAAGCCGCTGCTCCAGATCAAGGACGGCGCCATCCACGTTCTGGAGAGGGTGCGCACGGCCGGCCGGGCGCGACGCCGCTTCTACGAGCTGATCGAGAGCTGGGGCGAGGGCCGGCCGGTGCGGGCCGCGGTGGCCCACGCCGATGCCCCCGACGAGGCGCAGGAGACGGCCGAGTTCATACGCCGTCGGCTCGACTGCAGGGAGCTGATGGTGGTGGAGTTCAGCCCTGTGGTGGGTGCTCACAGTGGGCCCGGGACCCTGGGAGCAGCTCTGTACGCGGATCCCGAGGACCTGGCAAGCCCACCCGGTTAG